A window of the Streptomyces luomodiensis genome harbors these coding sequences:
- a CDS encoding acyl carrier protein: MNRTEAMDVVKDSLAQVVPGADLAVLHPDDAFRDTLELDSLDFLNFIETLSRRTGVRIDDEDTPRLTTLSGCAAFLVSRTE, from the coding sequence GTGAACCGCACCGAAGCGATGGACGTCGTCAAGGACTCCCTGGCGCAGGTCGTGCCCGGCGCGGACCTCGCCGTCCTGCACCCGGACGATGCCTTCCGCGACACCCTGGAACTCGACTCGCTGGACTTCCTCAACTTCATCGAGACGCTCAGCCGGCGCACGGGTGTCCGCATCGACGACGAGGACACACCGCGGCTCACCACACTGTCCGGTTGCGCCGCGTTCCTCGTCTCGCGCACGGAGTGA
- a CDS encoding dihydrolipoamide acetyltransferase family protein encodes MAEFTMPSLGADMDEGTLQEWLVRPGERIRRGDPVAVVETAKSTIEVECFETGTVGELLVEPGRTVPVGTPLALIETDREEPEKPGRKPPRRRGPKATPPPKVVPPPPHEPAPAGDRELAVDLPPEGRVPHEAVPLVRRLARERGVDLGALHGSGPHGRITRSDVERAAARRPRPPITPLARRLAGELGVDLATVTGTGRHGAVRADDVRKAAAGRAAAPVSGHAEPARTADDRAVAMRRTIAGLMARSKRDIPHYYLSTTVDMAAAMGWLRDYNRRSPVGERLLPAALLLKAAALAVREVPALNGFWTEDRFTEGDGVHLGVAVSLRGGGLVAPALHDADRLPLPELMSRLKDLVTRVREGRLRGSEVSDPTITVTNLGDQGVESVLGVIYPPQVALIGFGRVVDRPCAVDGLLGVRPTVTATLSADHRATDGAIGARCLAEVDRRLRHPEEL; translated from the coding sequence ATGGCCGAGTTCACGATGCCGTCGCTGGGCGCCGACATGGACGAGGGGACGCTCCAGGAGTGGCTGGTGCGCCCCGGTGAGCGGATCCGGCGGGGCGATCCGGTCGCGGTGGTTGAAACCGCGAAGTCCACGATCGAGGTCGAGTGCTTCGAGACCGGAACGGTGGGGGAACTGCTGGTCGAGCCCGGACGGACGGTGCCCGTGGGCACCCCGCTCGCGCTGATCGAAACGGACCGGGAGGAACCGGAGAAGCCCGGGAGGAAGCCGCCGCGGAGGCGCGGGCCGAAGGCCACGCCACCACCGAAGGTGGTCCCGCCCCCGCCGCACGAGCCGGCACCGGCCGGTGATCGCGAGCTTGCCGTCGACCTTCCCCCGGAAGGACGCGTCCCGCACGAGGCCGTCCCCCTGGTCCGGCGGCTGGCCCGGGAACGCGGCGTCGACCTGGGGGCCCTCCACGGCTCGGGGCCGCACGGGCGCATCACCCGCTCCGATGTCGAGCGGGCCGCCGCACGGCGGCCGCGACCGCCGATCACCCCGCTCGCCCGACGGCTGGCCGGGGAACTGGGCGTGGACCTGGCCACCGTGACGGGGACCGGCAGACACGGCGCCGTCCGCGCCGACGACGTGCGGAAGGCGGCTGCCGGCCGCGCCGCCGCCCCGGTGAGCGGCCACGCGGAACCGGCGCGTACGGCTGACGACCGGGCCGTGGCCATGCGCCGGACGATCGCCGGACTGATGGCGCGGTCCAAGCGGGACATCCCGCACTACTACCTGTCCACGACGGTCGACATGGCCGCCGCGATGGGCTGGCTGCGCGATTACAACCGGCGCAGCCCGGTGGGTGAGCGGCTGCTCCCCGCGGCCCTGCTGCTGAAGGCGGCGGCCCTGGCGGTGCGGGAGGTGCCCGCGCTCAACGGATTCTGGACCGAGGACCGCTTCACCGAGGGCGACGGTGTGCACCTGGGCGTGGCGGTGTCCCTCCGCGGCGGCGGGCTGGTCGCCCCCGCGCTGCACGACGCCGACAGACTTCCTCTCCCGGAGTTGATGTCCCGCCTGAAGGACCTGGTCACCCGGGTCCGTGAGGGGCGGCTGCGCGGATCCGAGGTCTCCGACCCCACCATCACGGTCACCAATCTCGGGGATCAGGGAGTGGAGAGCGTTCTGGGCGTGATCTACCCGCCGCAAGTGGCCCTCATCGGGTTCGGGCGCGTCGTCGACCGTCCCTGTGCCGTCGACGGGCTGCTGGGTGTCCGGCCGACGGTCACGGCCACTCTCTCCGCCGACCACCGGGCGACCGACGGGGCCATCGGGGCCCGCTGCCTGGCCGAGGTCGACCGTCGCCTGCGGCATCCGGAGGAACTGTGA
- the pdhA gene encoding pyruvate dehydrogenase (acetyl-transferring) E1 component subunit alpha, whose protein sequence is MSPAHETRTRTTAKTSEAPKAAKTPGASKRVRKSDGGSAPDRSGAAHRRDLLHAMLRIRRFEERCVELYSAAKIRGFVHLYIGEEAVAVGVNEALTPDDAVVSTYREHGHALARGIPAEAVMAEMYGRTTGCSGGRGGSMHLFDAGRRFYGGNAIVAGGIPLAAGLALADRMRGQSRVTCCFFGDGAFAEGEFHETANLAALWRLPLLFACENNRYAMGTALERHQAQTDLALRAASYGMVSWAVDGMDAEAVERAAHRAAEGIRAGAGPHFLELRTYRFRAHSMYDPDRYRDKAEIERWKAQDPIERLTDRMRERGELDDEELAAVESRIDDEVGDAVEAAERAPEEPAGSLLRHVTSAPTEVG, encoded by the coding sequence ATGAGCCCGGCCCACGAGACCCGAACCCGCACGACCGCGAAGACCTCCGAGGCTCCGAAGGCGGCGAAGACCCCAGGGGCGTCGAAGCGCGTGCGCAAGAGCGACGGAGGTTCCGCCCCCGACCGGTCCGGGGCCGCGCACCGCCGCGACCTGTTGCACGCCATGCTGCGCATCCGCCGTTTCGAGGAGCGGTGCGTCGAGCTGTACAGCGCCGCGAAGATCCGGGGCTTCGTCCACCTCTACATCGGGGAGGAAGCCGTCGCCGTCGGCGTCAACGAGGCGCTGACCCCGGACGACGCGGTGGTCTCCACCTATCGTGAGCACGGCCACGCACTCGCCCGCGGCATTCCGGCCGAAGCCGTCATGGCCGAGATGTACGGCAGGACGACCGGGTGCAGTGGTGGCCGGGGCGGGTCCATGCACCTCTTCGACGCCGGCCGCCGGTTCTACGGCGGGAACGCGATCGTCGCCGGCGGGATTCCGCTGGCCGCCGGGCTCGCGCTGGCCGACCGTATGCGCGGACAGTCCCGCGTCACCTGCTGCTTCTTCGGCGACGGCGCGTTCGCGGAGGGTGAGTTCCACGAAACCGCGAACCTGGCCGCGCTGTGGCGTCTGCCGCTGCTGTTCGCCTGTGAGAACAACCGGTACGCGATGGGCACGGCCCTGGAGCGCCATCAGGCACAGACCGACCTGGCCCTGCGCGCCGCCTCGTACGGCATGGTCTCCTGGGCGGTGGACGGCATGGACGCCGAGGCCGTCGAAAGGGCGGCCCACCGGGCGGCCGAGGGAATCCGGGCAGGCGCCGGACCGCACTTCCTCGAACTGCGTACCTACCGGTTCCGGGCGCACTCGATGTACGACCCGGACCGTTACCGCGACAAGGCCGAGATCGAGCGGTGGAAGGCGCAGGACCCCATCGAGCGGCTCACGGACCGGATGCGCGAGCGCGGTGAACTGGACGACGAGGAACTGGCCGCGGTGGAGAGCCGGATCGACGATGAAGTGGGTGACGCGGTGGAAGCGGCCGAACGGGCGCCGGAGGAGCCGGCCGGGAGCTTGCTGCGCCATGTCACCAGCGCACCGACGGAGGTGGGCTGA
- a CDS encoding CBS domain-containing protein — MSEFEHHAAEKEARRGVHGRHRISTAERREDMLRRYLGAVAAASSTEGETAPARGAEPVHTGRRAPAHPTVPRVDDVMRAPAVSVPGDMPFLQVAAALAAEQLSAVPVVDAEEHVVGMVSESDLLAKAAVLATTRRPGPLGKLKERRLYEKSRGETAATLMTYPAVTVHPSDTVADAAWTAARSRLKRLPVTDHRDRLIGVVTRADLLRSLVRDDADIREEIESRILREEYHLDPDAIEVMVVGGVVTVEGKVDVALAPGLLESIRAVEDVDEVVDHLTGVT, encoded by the coding sequence ATGAGCGAATTCGAACATCATGCGGCGGAGAAGGAAGCCCGCCGCGGCGTCCACGGCCGCCACCGGATATCGACGGCGGAGCGGCGTGAGGACATGCTGAGGCGTTACCTCGGTGCCGTGGCCGCCGCCTCGTCCACCGAGGGCGAAACGGCACCGGCACGCGGAGCCGAACCCGTGCACACCGGGCGCCGGGCTCCGGCACACCCCACCGTGCCGCGGGTGGACGACGTGATGCGGGCGCCCGCCGTCTCGGTGCCGGGCGATATGCCCTTCCTCCAGGTCGCCGCTGCGCTCGCGGCCGAACAACTGAGTGCGGTACCTGTGGTCGACGCCGAAGAACACGTCGTCGGGATGGTGTCCGAGTCCGATCTGCTGGCCAAGGCCGCCGTGCTGGCCACCACCCGCCGACCGGGCCCGCTCGGCAAGCTCAAGGAGCGTCGGCTCTACGAGAAGAGCCGTGGCGAGACGGCGGCCACCTTGATGACCTACCCCGCCGTCACGGTCCATCCGTCGGACACGGTGGCCGACGCGGCGTGGACCGCCGCGCGTTCCCGTCTCAAGCGGCTGCCCGTCACCGACCACCGCGATCGGCTCATCGGCGTGGTGACCCGCGCGGATCTGCTGCGGTCGCTCGTCCGGGACGACGCCGACATCCGTGAGGAGATCGAGTCCAGGATCCTCCGCGAGGAGTACCACCTCGATCCGGATGCCATCGAGGTGATGGTGGTGGGCGGCGTCGTGACCGTGGAGGGCAAGGTGGACGTGGCACTCGCCCCCGGACTGCTCGAGTCGATTCGGGCGGTCGAGGACGTCGACGAGGTGGTCGATCACCTCACCGGAGTCACCTGA
- a CDS encoding universal stress protein, with amino-acid sequence MARPITVGLDGSPESLDAADWAAREARWRHAPLRLVYAWAPLPHTARTAQAPEVREEWARGLLDDAEADLASRHPEVSVSTELVTETAVPALVAHGADAEMLVLGCRGRGAVAGFLLGSVALQVLGRSTRPVVLVRHTSHHAHGAAGSDVVVGIQNPPESAAPIEFAFATAAARGVGVRAVRAWVLPPVFEYGPAYLRALDEAGGIEPGERKQLAEAVLPWREKYPRVPVTEHVEMGGVAEVLLTSAEGAGLVVVGRHIHRPAMGPRLGHVAHALLHHAACPVAVVPHG; translated from the coding sequence ATGGCCCGACCCATCACCGTAGGCCTGGACGGATCGCCCGAGAGTCTGGACGCCGCCGACTGGGCGGCGCGGGAGGCGCGGTGGCGTCATGCGCCGTTGCGCCTTGTGTACGCCTGGGCGCCGCTGCCGCACACGGCGCGCACCGCTCAGGCCCCCGAGGTCCGCGAGGAGTGGGCACGGGGGCTCCTGGACGATGCGGAGGCCGATCTCGCGAGCCGCCATCCGGAGGTGTCGGTCTCCACCGAGCTGGTGACGGAGACCGCCGTCCCGGCCCTGGTGGCCCACGGTGCCGACGCGGAGATGCTGGTGCTGGGCTGCCGCGGCCGTGGCGCCGTGGCCGGCTTCCTGCTCGGCTCCGTCGCGCTGCAGGTGCTCGGCCGGTCCACACGTCCGGTCGTGCTGGTGCGGCACACGAGCCATCACGCGCACGGGGCCGCCGGGTCGGACGTGGTGGTGGGCATCCAGAATCCGCCCGAGTCGGCCGCGCCGATCGAGTTCGCGTTCGCCACGGCCGCGGCCCGAGGCGTGGGGGTCCGAGCCGTACGGGCCTGGGTGCTGCCGCCGGTGTTCGAGTACGGTCCGGCGTACCTGCGGGCCCTGGACGAGGCCGGTGGTATCGAACCCGGTGAGCGGAAGCAGCTGGCGGAAGCGGTCCTGCCGTGGCGGGAGAAGTACCCGCGGGTGCCGGTGACCGAGCACGTCGAGATGGGCGGCGTCGCGGAGGTGCTGTTGACATCGGCCGAGGGGGCGGGACTCGTGGTCGTCGGCCGGCACATCCACCGGCCCGCCATGGGCCCGCGCCTCGGCCATGTCGCGCACGCCCTGCTGCACCACGCGGCGTGCCCCGTCGCGGTCGTCCCGCACGGCTGA
- a CDS encoding Acg family FMN-binding oxidoreductase produces MRAQVGDQLIVESPTTGATQRDGEIVGLHHEDGTPPYDVRWSDSDQVTLVFPGPDAHVHHLAHEPEGRPETTGHPESGVARDSARSLSEAVVMALVRDATAAPSMHNAQPWRFQYFRRTRVFHLRADLRGALPHSDPELRALHLGCGAALMNLRVAVAHEGWQAATRLLPDPGDPMLLASVTLTGPLGGETDPAGLYPAVHTRHTSRHPFAETPIPGPVCTALVDAAHQEGVWLAFPSGWHLQSVLELMLEAEARNITDAGTASDLARFTRRAGDERPATEGVPESAFGPLRRIGKAPMRDFAGGKRVPGRPTADFETFPHLALLSTARDRPEDWLRTGQAVERVLLRATLEGLATSFVTQALEWHDTRWPLRDPTSGMAYVQMVLRLGYGRPGARTPRRPVQDVLDTEP; encoded by the coding sequence ATGCGTGCTCAAGTCGGCGACCAACTGATTGTCGAAAGCCCCACCACCGGTGCCACCCAACGGGACGGTGAGATCGTCGGACTCCACCACGAGGACGGGACGCCGCCCTATGACGTGCGGTGGTCGGACTCCGATCAGGTCACCCTCGTGTTCCCTGGCCCGGACGCGCACGTTCACCACCTCGCGCACGAACCGGAAGGGCGGCCGGAGACGACCGGTCACCCTGAGTCCGGGGTGGCGCGGGACAGCGCTCGTTCGCTCTCCGAAGCGGTGGTCATGGCGCTGGTGCGGGACGCCACGGCCGCCCCGTCGATGCACAACGCCCAGCCCTGGCGGTTCCAGTACTTCCGGCGCACCCGTGTCTTCCACCTCAGGGCCGACCTCCGGGGCGCTCTGCCCCATTCCGACCCGGAACTGCGCGCCCTGCACCTCGGCTGCGGCGCCGCCCTGATGAACCTGCGGGTCGCGGTCGCGCACGAGGGATGGCAGGCGGCGACCCGGCTACTGCCCGACCCCGGCGACCCCATGCTGCTGGCCTCGGTGACGCTGACCGGCCCACTCGGCGGCGAGACCGATCCGGCCGGTCTGTACCCCGCCGTGCACACCCGGCACACCAGCCGCCACCCCTTCGCCGAGACGCCGATACCCGGACCCGTGTGCACCGCTCTCGTCGATGCCGCGCACCAGGAGGGCGTCTGGCTGGCCTTCCCCTCCGGCTGGCACCTCCAGTCGGTCCTGGAGTTGATGCTGGAGGCCGAGGCCCGCAACATCACCGATGCCGGCACCGCCTCGGACCTGGCCCGTTTCACCCGCAGGGCGGGTGATGAGCGGCCGGCCACCGAAGGGGTCCCGGAGTCCGCCTTCGGGCCCCTCCGCCGGATCGGCAAGGCGCCCATGCGGGACTTCGCGGGCGGCAAGCGGGTCCCCGGCCGCCCGACCGCCGATTTCGAGACCTTTCCCCACCTGGCGCTGCTGAGCACCGCACGCGACCGGCCCGAGGACTGGCTGCGCACCGGCCAGGCGGTGGAACGGGTACTGCTGCGGGCCACCCTGGAGGGGCTGGCCACCTCGTTCGTCACCCAGGCCCTCGAATGGCACGACACGCGCTGGCCGCTGCGCGACCCGACGTCGGGCATGGCCTATGTGCAGATGGTGCTGCGCTTGGGGTATGGCCGTCCGGGCGCCCGGACCCCTCGCCGGCCGGTCCAGGACGTACTGGACACCGAGCCGTAA
- a CDS encoding alpha-ketoacid dehydrogenase subunit beta: MGTSRTDERKTTYREALREALREAMRSDDRVFLMGEDVGRYGGCFGVSLGLLEEFGPERVRDTPLSESAFVGAGIGAALAGMRPIVEIMTVNFSLLALDQILNNAATLLHMSGGQLPVPLVIRMTTGAGRQLAAQHSHSLEGWYAHIPGIRVIAPATLEDARHMLAPALADPDPVLIFEHGVLYNASGEIGPPAASADLDHAAVRRSGTDISLITYGGSLPKVLMAADELAVDGISAEVVDLRTLRPLDGETIAASVTRTHRAVVVDEAWRTGSLAAEVSARIAEGSFYDLDAPVERVCGAECPMPYARRLEEAALPQPSDVVAAAHRAVD, from the coding sequence ATGGGAACCAGCCGGACGGATGAGCGGAAGACCACCTACCGGGAAGCGCTGCGCGAGGCCCTCCGCGAAGCCATGCGCTCCGACGACCGCGTGTTCCTGATGGGGGAGGACGTGGGGCGGTACGGCGGCTGCTTCGGGGTCAGCCTCGGACTGCTGGAGGAGTTCGGCCCGGAGCGGGTCCGTGACACCCCACTGTCGGAGTCCGCGTTCGTCGGCGCTGGCATCGGCGCCGCCCTGGCCGGGATGCGGCCGATCGTCGAGATCATGACCGTGAATTTCAGCCTGCTAGCCCTCGACCAGATCCTGAACAACGCCGCCACCCTGCTGCACATGTCGGGTGGTCAGCTGCCGGTTCCCCTGGTGATCCGCATGACGACGGGTGCGGGCCGCCAGCTCGCGGCGCAGCACTCGCACAGCCTCGAGGGCTGGTACGCCCACATCCCCGGCATCCGGGTGATCGCCCCGGCGACCCTCGAGGACGCTCGCCACATGCTGGCCCCCGCGCTGGCCGATCCCGATCCGGTCCTGATCTTCGAGCACGGCGTTCTGTACAACGCCTCGGGCGAGATCGGCCCGCCTGCCGCGTCGGCGGATCTGGACCACGCGGCCGTCCGCAGATCCGGCACCGACATCTCGCTGATCACCTATGGCGGCTCGCTGCCCAAGGTGCTCATGGCGGCCGACGAACTGGCCGTCGACGGCATCAGCGCGGAAGTCGTCGACCTGCGCACGCTGCGGCCACTGGACGGCGAGACCATCGCCGCCTCGGTGACCCGTACGCACCGTGCCGTGGTCGTCGACGAGGCCTGGCGCACCGGCAGTCTGGCCGCCGAGGTGTCCGCCCGGATCGCCGAGGGCTCCTTCTACGACCTGGACGCGCCCGTCGAGCGGGTGTGCGGCGCCGAGTGCCCCATGCCCTACGCCCGGCGGCTGGAGGAGGCCGCGTTGCCGCAGCCGTCGGACGTCGTGGCCGCGGCCCACCGGGCGGTGGACTGA
- the acsA gene encoding acetate--CoA ligase, protein MAWETIRKDTAPHVTPNLTDYDRARAEFTWSRARAALAGLPSGGLNIAHEAVDRHIDSGGGEKSALRCVARDGAVHTVTYAGLARRTARFANVLRALGVGRGDRVFTLLSRCPELYTAVLGTLKNTSVLCPLFSAFGPDPVEQRMRLGDARVLVTTAALYRRKVAARRAALPGLDHVIIVGPGGEELPGTLDFDELMDAAADEFTIPPTSPEDMALLHFTSGTTGTPKGAVHVHEAVVAHHATAAYALDLHPEDIYWCTADPGWVTGMSYGIVAPLVHGATVVVDEGDYDTRRWYRILEEQRVSVWYTAPTALRMLMRATPRHGSHDLPASYDLSRLRFVASVGEPLNPEAVVWGRDVLGLPVHDNWWQTETGCIMIANFAACDIRPGSMGRTLPGVEAAVLTCGEDGRALVIDGRVSVEDRPGVEGELALRPGWPSMFRGYLHDKERYEAAFADGWYLTGDLVSRDADGWFWFVGRADDVIKSAGHLIGPFEVESVLMEHQAVAEAGVIGRPDPVAGNLVKAFVSLRPGTEPSRALERDLLAFARRRLGPAVAPREIAFDQNLPKTRSGKVMRRVLRARELGLPTGDLSTLEGTA, encoded by the coding sequence ATGGCCTGGGAGACGATCCGGAAGGACACCGCACCGCACGTCACGCCGAACCTGACCGACTACGACCGGGCGCGAGCCGAGTTCACCTGGTCGCGGGCGCGTGCCGCGCTCGCCGGACTCCCCAGCGGCGGCCTGAACATCGCCCACGAGGCGGTGGACCGGCACATCGACTCCGGCGGTGGCGAGAAGAGCGCGCTGCGCTGTGTCGCCCGGGACGGTGCCGTCCACACCGTCACCTACGCCGGACTGGCCCGGCGTACCGCCCGTTTCGCGAACGTCCTGCGCGCGTTGGGCGTCGGCCGGGGCGACCGCGTGTTCACACTGCTCAGCCGCTGCCCCGAGCTGTACACCGCGGTGCTGGGCACACTGAAGAACACCAGTGTGCTCTGCCCGCTGTTCTCCGCCTTCGGCCCCGACCCGGTGGAACAGCGCATGCGGCTCGGCGACGCGCGCGTCCTGGTGACCACCGCGGCGCTCTACCGGCGCAAGGTGGCGGCACGCCGTGCGGCCCTCCCCGGACTCGACCATGTGATCATCGTCGGTCCCGGCGGGGAGGAACTGCCCGGCACTCTCGACTTCGACGAACTGATGGACGCGGCCGCGGACGAGTTCACCATCCCGCCGACCTCGCCGGAGGACATGGCGCTGCTGCACTTCACCAGCGGCACCACCGGCACTCCCAAAGGCGCGGTACACGTCCACGAGGCGGTGGTCGCCCACCACGCCACCGCCGCCTACGCGCTCGATCTGCACCCCGAGGACATCTACTGGTGCACCGCCGACCCCGGCTGGGTCACCGGCATGTCGTACGGCATCGTCGCCCCGCTCGTCCACGGTGCCACGGTCGTCGTCGACGAGGGGGACTACGACACCAGGCGCTGGTACCGGATCCTCGAGGAGCAGCGGGTGAGCGTCTGGTACACGGCGCCCACGGCGCTGCGCATGCTGATGCGGGCCACGCCCCGGCACGGTTCCCACGACCTGCCGGCCTCCTATGACCTGTCCCGTCTGCGGTTCGTCGCCTCGGTCGGCGAGCCGCTGAACCCCGAAGCGGTGGTCTGGGGCCGGGACGTGCTGGGCCTTCCGGTGCACGACAACTGGTGGCAGACCGAAACCGGCTGCATCATGATCGCGAACTTCGCGGCCTGCGACATCCGGCCCGGCTCGATGGGCCGCACGCTGCCGGGTGTCGAGGCGGCGGTCCTCACCTGCGGGGAGGACGGCCGGGCACTGGTCATCGACGGCCGGGTGAGCGTGGAGGACCGCCCGGGTGTCGAGGGAGAACTGGCGCTGCGCCCCGGCTGGCCGTCGATGTTCCGAGGCTATCTGCACGACAAGGAGCGTTACGAGGCGGCGTTCGCCGACGGCTGGTATCTCACCGGCGACCTGGTCAGCCGGGACGCGGACGGCTGGTTCTGGTTCGTGGGCCGCGCCGACGACGTGATCAAGTCCGCGGGTCACCTGATCGGGCCGTTCGAGGTGGAGAGCGTACTCATGGAACATCAGGCGGTCGCCGAGGCGGGGGTGATCGGCCGGCCGGATCCCGTCGCCGGGAATCTGGTCAAGGCGTTCGTATCGCTGCGCCCCGGCACCGAGCCCAGCCGGGCCCTCGAACGCGACCTGCTGGCCTTCGCCCGCCGGCGGCTGGGCCCGGCGGTAGCGCCCCGTGAGATCGCCTTCGACCAGAACCTGCCCAAGACCCGCAGCGGCAAGGTCATGCGCCGAGTGCTGCGCGCCCGGGAACTCGGCCTGCCCACCGGCGACCTGTCCACTTTGGAGGGAACGGCATGA
- a CDS encoding DUF1876 domain-containing protein: protein MPHTVEWTVRLYLFEDEGTTKARVVLDTKDTSLTGRGTARRNPEDENVPEIGDELAAGRALHDLGDQLLGAAERDIDGGGAPPRPRPHEVWGWAT, encoded by the coding sequence ATGCCACACACAGTGGAATGGACAGTCCGCCTTTACCTCTTCGAGGACGAGGGAACGACGAAGGCCCGCGTCGTGCTCGACACCAAGGACACCTCGCTCACCGGCCGCGGGACCGCCCGGCGCAACCCCGAGGACGAGAACGTGCCCGAGATCGGGGACGAGCTGGCGGCCGGACGGGCGCTGCACGATCTGGGTGACCAGCTGCTGGGCGCCGCGGAGCGCGATATCGACGGTGGCGGCGCGCCGCCCCGCCCCCGGCCCCATGAGGTATGGGGGTGGGCCACCTGA
- a CDS encoding helix-turn-helix domain-containing protein, translated as MSEPSGSSPAARQPIGGGGDLGRRIALRRAQLGLSREEVAVRAGSSPGYVRYLEESPADPGAGTLLRIAAALETTTTALHGYGTDLPPGLGQAGHHPQLLELDPVECRARLAAHGVGRVSVSTSRGPVIVPVNYSVIDDAVVFRTAPEASPAAAAGTEVAFEVDHIDEALSQGWSVLVVGRARQVTEPAAVRELADKAFSTPWPGGSRDLWLRIEPTSITGRRIQAE; from the coding sequence GTGTCCGAACCATCAGGCTCCAGCCCGGCAGCCCGGCAGCCGATCGGGGGCGGAGGCGACCTCGGACGGCGCATCGCGCTGCGGCGGGCGCAGCTCGGTCTCTCGAGGGAGGAGGTGGCCGTCCGGGCGGGCAGCTCACCGGGTTACGTGCGCTATCTGGAGGAATCCCCCGCCGACCCGGGCGCCGGCACCCTCCTGAGGATCGCCGCGGCCTTGGAGACCACCACGACCGCACTGCACGGCTACGGCACCGATCTGCCGCCCGGCCTCGGCCAGGCAGGACACCACCCCCAGCTGCTGGAGCTGGACCCCGTGGAGTGCCGGGCCCGGCTCGCGGCGCACGGCGTGGGCAGGGTCTCGGTGTCGACCTCCCGGGGCCCGGTCATCGTCCCGGTCAACTACAGCGTCATCGACGACGCCGTGGTCTTCCGGACCGCGCCTGAGGCCTCCCCGGCGGCGGCCGCCGGCACCGAGGTCGCCTTCGAGGTGGACCATATCGACGAGGCGCTCAGCCAGGGCTGGAGCGTCCTTGTCGTCGGACGCGCCCGACAGGTCACCGAGCCGGCGGCGGTCCGGGAACTGGCCGACAAGGCGTTCAGCACCCCATGGCCCGGGGGCAGCCGTGACCTGTGGCTGCGCATCGAGCCCACGAGCATCACCGGCCGCCGTATCCAGGCGGAGTGA
- a CDS encoding CBS domain-containing protein: MPETPHIVSDVMTRTVVAVGREAPFKELVQTLGTWRVSAMPVLEGEGRVIGVVSEADLLPKEEFRDSDPDRFQQLRRLPDLAKAGAVTAEELMSSPAVTVHPGATLPEAARIMAVRGVKRLPVVDAEGKLQGIVTRGDLLKVFLRTDQDIEAEVHRTVVSHLFPGSGVHVRAREGVVTLSGQLRDTALIPVAARLTRAVEGVVDVECHFRGVGPDQAGHPA; encoded by the coding sequence GTGCCCGAGACTCCGCACATCGTGAGCGATGTGATGACACGGACGGTGGTCGCCGTCGGGCGTGAGGCGCCGTTCAAGGAACTGGTGCAGACCCTGGGCACGTGGCGGGTGAGCGCCATGCCGGTCCTGGAGGGCGAGGGCCGGGTCATCGGCGTCGTCTCCGAGGCCGATCTGCTGCCCAAGGAGGAGTTCCGGGACAGCGACCCGGACCGCTTCCAGCAGCTGCGGCGCCTCCCCGATCTCGCGAAGGCGGGGGCGGTGACGGCGGAAGAGCTGATGAGCTCCCCGGCGGTGACCGTGCACCCCGGCGCCACGCTGCCCGAGGCGGCCCGGATCATGGCCGTCAGAGGGGTCAAACGGCTTCCCGTGGTCGACGCCGAGGGGAAGTTGCAGGGCATCGTCACCCGGGGCGATCTGCTGAAGGTCTTCCTCCGTACGGACCAGGACATCGAGGCGGAGGTCCACCGCACCGTGGTGTCCCACCTCTTCCCCGGCAGCGGTGTCCACGTACGGGCCCGGGAGGGCGTCGTCACCCTCAGCGGACAGCTCCGCGACACCGCGCTGATCCCCGTGGCCGCGCGCCTCACCCGGGCCGTGGAGGGAGTCGTGGACGTCGAATGCCATTTCCGGGGCGTCGGACCGGACCAGGCCGGACACCCCGCCTGA